A section of the Humulus lupulus chromosome 2, drHumLupu1.1, whole genome shotgun sequence genome encodes:
- the LOC133814882 gene encoding uncharacterized protein LOC133814882, with protein MASNLILSLLSKEFLTGENFMKSKSNINIVLIGNNTKFVMIKNKPNIPDENATKSVRERYERWHIANNKVKAYMLASMSDTLRTKLENVDTHFDIMGQLQDMFEHKSDEACFKATKKYVNVKLAS; from the coding sequence ATGGCTTCcaacctcattctctctctacTCTCTAAGGAGTTTCTCACTGGTGAAAACTTCATGAAGTCGAAgtccaacatcaacattgtgttgatcggCAATAACACTAAGTTCGTCATGATTAAGAATAAACCTAACATTCCCGATGAAAATGCAACCAAGTCTGTTCGGGAGAGGTACGAGCGTTGGCATATTGCAAACAACAAAGTCAAAGCGTACATGCTTGCGAGCATGTCGGACACACTGAGGACTAAGTTGGAGAATGTGGACACTCATTTTGACATCATGGGCCAGCTTCAAGACATGTTCGAGCATAAATCTGATGAAGCCTGTTTCAAAGCCACCAAGAAGTATGTGAATGTTAAGCTGGCATCATAG